Below is a genomic region from Dehalococcoidia bacterium.
TCATCGACATGGTGCTGTGTATCATCAGCACTCTGGTGGTGTTGCCGGCCATTGTGGTCACCTTCGATATGTGGCGTGAAGGGAAACAGGGAGTCAAAGAGACAGTCAAACAAACAGCCTAACCTTGAGGATCTGGACAATCAGGCTCGATCTCGACCTGTAAGGCAGGCCAAAATCGAGCCTGACCATATAACCAGACCGCGTCTAATATAGGAAGGGAGTACAAGATCATGAAAAAGATACTTGAAGGGATCAAAGTCATAGACTGGGGTCAATGGGTTGCGGTACCACAGGCGGCAGCGTACCTGGGAGATTTGGGGGCCGATGTGTACCATTTGGAACAGAAGGGGGTGGGCGATCAGTTTCGCGGTATGCGCGCTTTCGGCGGGGTTTCGATGATATTGCCGCAGGGAATCAATGTGGTATTTGAAACCGATAACCGCAATAAGCGAGGCCTCGCTCTGGACATGAAAAAACCATCCGGCAAAGAGATCCTGCATCGGCTGATCAAAAATTCCGATGTATTCATGACCAATATCGAGCCGGATACGATCAACAGGTTTGGCATGGACTATCCGACGCTATCCCGAATCAATCCCAAGTTGGTCTACGCGCGCATGAGCGGATATGGGGAAAAGGGCCCTGATGCGGATATGCCCAGTTTCGACAATATGTTTCAAGCGCGAGCCGGGATCATGATGACTGCCGGCGACGGGTCTTCGCAAGAGCCTTGCCTTCCGGCGGTGTTTGTGGGAGACGAGGTCGCGGCGATGATGGTTACCTCCGGAGTGCTGGCGGCACTTCTGGCCAGGGAAAGACATGGCATAGGGCAGGAAGTCAAAATCTCCGGGCTTAGGGCAACCATGCAGTTGGTCGACCAGTGGATCAACATGTACCTGCTCACCGGAAAGGAACTACGCCGTACCGAGCTCCACAACCCCCTCAGTGCCGTCTTCCATTATTATCAATGCAAGGACGGAATTTGGATTGCGTTAGCTGCGCAGAGAGCCATTGACTGGGGGCCTCTTTGCAAGGCAATCGACATGCCGGAATTGGAGAAGGACCCTCGCTTCGATAAGCTGGAGAAAAGGATGCAGAACCCAGAACTGGCCAGAACTCTAGAGGGCGCTTTCCAGCGAAAGACGAGCGAACAATGGATGGAGGTATTCAGAAAAAGCAGGCTGGCCGCTGGTGCTGTCAATACAATAGCACGCGTGGTGTCGGACCCTCAGGTGGTTGCCAACGAGTATATTTGTG
It encodes:
- a CDS encoding CoA transferase, with the translated sequence MKKILEGIKVIDWGQWVAVPQAAAYLGDLGADVYHLEQKGVGDQFRGMRAFGGVSMILPQGINVVFETDNRNKRGLALDMKKPSGKEILHRLIKNSDVFMTNIEPDTINRFGMDYPTLSRINPKLVYARMSGYGEKGPDADMPSFDNMFQARAGIMMTAGDGSSQEPCLPAVFVGDEVAAMMVTSGVLAALLARERHGIGQEVKISGLRATMQLVDQWINMYLLTGKELRRTELHNPLSAVFHYYQCKDGIWIALAAQRAIDWGPLCKAIDMPELEKDPRFDKLEKRMQNPELARTLEGAFQRKTSEQWMEVFRKSRLAAGAVNTIARVVSDPQVVANEYICDYDHPVLGKIKVLGPTWDFTKTPAGRTRPAPECGQHTEEILTEVCGYTWDDIARFQEEGAI